One window from the genome of Gadus macrocephalus chromosome 7, ASM3116895v1 encodes:
- the chrdl2 gene encoding chordin-like protein 2 codes for MKLISLFIFITWLADAELKTTKVSGTTCTFKDKIFSPGDSWHPYLEPFGFMFCMRCMCTEAGYVKCNTIRCPALTCENSVTEPQQCCPRCPDEPRVPAGLRASVKTCRYNGSVYQPGESFTKHDLFPSRQTNQCVMCTCSNGNIFCALKTCQSLSCSSPVPLPDTCCMVCRDQLTSGSSSTEDGNQQLNRGVRHSVDQCSEEPLGRDRSGVLGATLSSLKSSPRSGPWGLGLGKLNLKGAADTTVRIFLQKKQQKACSYNSKTYSHGETWHPVLGRVLECILCSCSDGLQDCRRITCPNQYPCKRPTKSAGKCCKTCPELRAETNQSKCHHGYRNNVLVYKVEPARNDSDDIRTIAIEKLGLTEVELQTWKTVGEDLQLLEIAEVERRNVTDHPESYTLLATVAEDTWKKFKGENIGDNSQTTVCDDGIREIVNYLNPKHTEDMCSP; via the exons ATGAAGCTCATCTCTCTGTTTATCTTCATAACTTGGTTGGCGGATGCAGAGCTGAAAACGACAAAAG TGTCGGGGACGACATGCACTTTCAAAGACAAGATCTTCAGTCCCGGAGACAGCTGGCATCCCTACCTCGAGCCCTTTGGCTTCATGTTCTGTATGCGCTGCATGTGCACGGAG GCGGGCTATGTGAAATGTAACACAATCAGGTGTCCTGCGTTGACTTGTGAGAATTCAGTGACCGAGCCGCAGCAGTGCTGCCCCCGCTGCCCAG ACGAGCCCCGGGTCCCTGCAGGACTCCGAGCCTCGGTGAAGACCTGTCGGTACAACGGGAGTGTTTACCAACCAGGGGAGTCGTTCACCAAACACGACCTGTTCCCGTCCAGGCAGACCAACCAGTGCGTCATGTGCACGTGCTCG AATGGGAACATCTTCTGCGCACTGAAGACCTGCCAGTCCCTGAGCTGTTCCTCCCCCGTCCCCCTGCCAGACACCTGCTGCATGGTCTGCAGAG ATCAGCTGACCAGCGGCTCCTCGTCCACAGAGGACGGAAACCAACAGCTGAACCGGGGCGTT AGACACTCTGTGGACCAGTGCTCTGAGGAGCCACTGGGGAGGGACCGGTCGGGGGTCCTTGGGGCCACCTTGTCCTCTCTGAAGAGCAGCCCCAGGTCGGGGCCCTGGGGCCTGGGGCTGGGCAAGCTCAACCTGAAGGGAGCCGCGGACACAACCGTCAGGATCTTCTTACAGAAGAAGCAGCAGAAAG cgtGTTCGTACAACAGTAAGACGTACTCCCACGGGGAGACATGGCACCCTGTCCTGGGACGCGTCCTGGAGTGCATCCTGTGCTCGTGCAGCGACGGCCTGCAGGACTGCCGACGCATCACCTGTCCCAACCAGTACCCCTGCAAACGACCCACCAAGTCAGCGGGGAAATGCTGTAAGACCTGCCCAG AGCTTCGGGCCGAGACGAACCAGAGCAAGTGTCACCATGGTTACCGAAACAACGTCCTCGTCTACAAGGTGGAACCCGCAAGAAACGACTCAGACGACATCAGAACCATCGCCATCGAAAAGTTGGGGCTGACGGAGGTGGAACTCCAAACCTGGAAGACCGTGGGAG AGGATTTACAGTTGTTGGAAATCGCAGAAGTGGAACGTAGAAACGTCACGGATCACCCTGAAAGCTACACATTGCTCGCTACGGTCGCTGAAG ACACCTGGAAAAAGTTTAAGGGGGAGAATATCGGTGACAATTCTCAAACGACGGTTTGCGATGACGGCATCAGGGAGATAGTCAATTATTTAAACCCCAAGCACACTGAAGACATGTGTTCACCTTAA
- the mepcea gene encoding 7SK snRNA methylphosphate capping enzyme isoform X1, which yields MSVDEGMNNGKTGSGLTPSLQLLGCTAACNNISVMTEVKLSADRTDSSDITANCPLAASLVLPNNTSLIATCPNSEKLCQKPEGDENHINHSSSLQTSKQQQQQHQPPPAQPPQQQHQPQTKLSKRRNTANFGFNHPASGKRRRRANSESDSVLPSKFLLGGNIFDPLNLNSLLDEEVNKALNAETPKSSPLPSKNREPVEILIPRDITDPLNLNSGVPDSNVLVSPLKSGGRRRNRNRHHGGGGGGGGGGGGGGGGTAVQQLHMSSDSGKGSEGKPATGMDVEPSPAAPAPSEPSAAIAEEAPIAAKEPASHGAKEDVPPCATEQAQSSHDDTVTSPALPAVTNQPAGRRRRRRNSGKTDLPVTSCGAVTKQHGPRPPATQGFSTPRGGPKTGNGGQQQQQHHHHQQPYNQHKPQPTKFQYGNYNKYYGYRNPGSSEDPRLRVLRPEWFRGKDVLDLGCNAGHVTLYVAKVLRPARILGVDIDGGLVRAARKNIRHYLSDLETRQARGEEEEEEGRRKSQGSQEGVKAAGDKQEEHMEVGGKGENGEAVVERGGGGGGVSRHAEEGAGKKEEEQEMEDRGTKELRDGKEEREGKAELGPKEEEQQRKEEQRKEEQQRKEEQQRKEEQRKEGTKWGADEVQKEDLESRRRRRELQRSRMEEVEVEDCVDPAGGPGGCHFPLSLRTRGPIAAPPLTEQPPVQPGEFPSNVSFLKANYVLECDRLLLTQRPEYDVILCLSVTKWVHLNWGDEGLKRFFQRAYRHLRPGGIFVLEPQPWDTYVRRNKLTDVISKNYKSIRLKPDQFTNYLTTEVGFASYEFIGMPNSSAKGFQRPIYLFHK from the exons ATGTCGGTAGACGAGGGGATGAATAATGGCAAGACAGGGTCTGGTTTAACTCCGTCTCTGCAGCTATTGGGATGCACTGCAGCCTGCAACAACATTTCCGTCATGACGGAGGTGAAACTGTCTGCTGACAGAACAGACAGTTCAGACATCACCGCCAACTGTCCCTTAGCTGCCAGCTTGGTCCTGCCAAACAATACGAGTTTGATAgcgacttgccccaactctgagaaGTTGTGTCAGAAACCGGAAGGAGATGAAAACCACATAAATCACAGCAGTTCCCTGCAAacttcaaaacaacaacaacaacaacatcagccACCCCCAgcacaaccaccacaacaacagcatcaGCCGCAGACGAAGTTGTCCAAGCGCAGGAACACGGCCAATTTTGGTTTCAACCACCCCGCGTCGGGAAAGAGACGACGGAGGGCCAACTCCGAGAGCGACTCGGTGCTTCCCTCTAAATTCCTGTTGGGCGGGAACATCTTCGACCCCCTGAACCTCAACAGCCTGCTGGACGAGGAGGTGAACAAGGCTTTGAATGCGGAGACGCCCAAGTCCTCGCCGCTTCCCTCCAAGAACCGAGAGCCGGTGGAGATCCTGATCCCGCGGGACATCACCGACCCGCTGAACCTCAACAGCGGCGTTCCCGACAGCAACGTGCTCGTGTCACCGCTCAAGAGTGGCGGGCGCAGGAGGAACCGCAACAGAcaccatggaggaggaggaggaggagggggaggtggtggaggtggtggaggtgggacgGCGGTACAGCAGCTCCACATGTCATCAGATTCAGGAAAGGGCTCCGAAGGGAAACCCGCCACAGGCATGGACGTCGAGCCgagccccgccgcccccgcccccagtGAACCCAGTGCAGCCATCGCAGAGGAGGCCCCCATTGCCGCTAAAGAGCCCGCCTCGCACGGCGCCAAGGAGGACGTGCCGCCCTGCGCCACAGAGCAAGCGCAGAGCTCCCACGACGACACTGTGACGTCGCCTGCTCTGCCGGCCGTGACCAATCAGCCCGCCGGCAGGCGGAGACGCCGCCGCAACTCGGGGAAAACGGATCTCCCCGTGACGTCGTGCGGCGCGGTCACCAAACAACACGGACCCAGACCTCCGGCGACCCAGGGCTTCAGCACGCCAAGGGGGGGCCCCAAGACCGGAAATGGggggcagcagcaacaacagcaccaccaccaccaacagcccTACAACCAGCACAAGCCGCAGCCGACTAAGTTCCAGTACGGCAACTACAACAAATACTACGGCTACCGCAACCCCGGCTCCAGCGAGGACCCCCGCCTCCGCGTGCTGCGCCCCGAGTGGTTCCGGGGGAAGGACGTGCTGGACCTGGGCTGCAACGCCGGACACGTGACCCTCTACGTGGCAAAGGTGCTGCGGCCGGCGCGCATTCTGGGCGTGGACATCGACGGCGGGCTGGTGCGCGCGGCACGCAAGAACATCAGACACTACCTGTCTGACCTGGAGACCCGGCAGGcccggggggaggaggaggaggaggaggggaggaggaagagccagGGGAGCCAGGAGGGGGTGAAGGCAGCTGGGGACAAACAGGAGGAGCACATGGAGGTGGGAGGCAAGGGGGAGAATGGAGAGGCGGTggtggaaagaggaggaggaggaggaggggtcagCCGTCACGCAGAAGAAGGGGcggggaagaaggaggaggagcaagagaTGGAGGACCGGGGAACCAAGGAGCTCCGAGACGGAAAGGAGGAGCGTGAAGGGAAAGCGGAACTGGGGCCAAAAGAG gaggagcagcagaggaaggaggagcagaggaaggaggagcagcagaggaaggaggagcagcagaggaaggaggagcagaggaaggagggaacGAAGTGGGGCGCGGACGAGGTGCAGAAGGAGGATCttgagagcaggaggaggaggagggagctgcAGAGGAgcaggatggaggaggtggaggtggaggactgTGTAGATCCCGCCGGCGGTCCTGGAGGCTGCCACTTTCCCCTGTCTCTGCGCACCAGGGGTCCCATCGCGGCCCCTCCGCTCACGGAGCAGCCCCCCGTCCAGCCAGGAGAGTTCCCCTCCAACGTCTCCTTCCTCaag GCCAACTACGTGCTGGAGTGCGACCGGCTGCTGCTCACCCAGCGGCCCGAGTACGACGTCATCCTGTGTCTGAGCGTCACCAAGTGGGTGCACCTGAACTGGGGCGACGAGGGCCTGAAGAGGTTCTTCCAGCGGGCCTACCGACACCTTCGTCCCGGGGGCATCTTCGTCCTGGAGCCCCAGCCCTGGGACACCTACGTCCGCAGGAATAAGCTCACC GACGTCATTAGCAAGAACTACAAGAGCATTCGCCTCAAGCCAGACCAGTTCACCAACTACCTGACCACCGAAGTCGGCTTCGCCAGCTATGAGTTCATCGGAATGCCTAACTCTTCAGCGAAGG GTTTCCAGAGACCGATCTACTTGTTTCACAAATGA
- the defbl2 gene encoding beta-defensin-like 2 — MERVHRLLLLVLLLVLLTGEVLSATEDAEVQYWTCGYRGLCRRFCYAQEYIVGHHGCPRRYRCCAMRF; from the exons ATGGAGAGGGTCCACCGCCTGCTGCTGCTAGTCCTCCTACTGGTGCTGCTGACcggagagg TATTGTCTGCAACGGAGGACGCGGAGGTGCAGTACTGGACGTGTGGCTACAGAGGACTCTGCAGACGGTTCTGTTACGCCCAGGAGTACATCGTTGGACACCACGGGTGCCCACGGAGATACAG GTGCTGTGCGATGCGGTTTTAG
- the mepcea gene encoding 7SK snRNA methylphosphate capping enzyme isoform X2 translates to MSVDEGMNNGKTGSGLTPSLQLLGCTAACNNISVMTEVKLSADRTDSSDITANCPLAASLVLPNNTSLIATCPNSEKLCQKPEGDENHINHSSSLQTSKQQQQQHQPPPAQPPQQQHQPQTKLSKRRNTANFGFNHPASGKRRRRANSESDSVLPSKFLLGGNIFDPLNLNSLLDEEVNKALNAETPKSSPLPSKNREPVEILIPRDITDPLNLNSGVPDSNVLVSPLKSGGRRRNRNRHHGGGGGGGGGGGGGGGGTAVQQLHMSSDSGKGSEGKPATGMDVEPSPAAPAPSEPSAAIAEEAPIAAKEPASHGAKEDVPPCATEQAQSSHDDTVTSPALPAVTNQPAGRRRRRRNSGKTDLPVTSCGAVTKQHGPRPPATQGFSTPRGGPKTGNGGQQQQQHHHHQQPYNQHKPQPTKFQYGNYNKYYGYRNPGSSEDPRLRVLRPEWFRGKDVLDLGCNAGHVTLYVAKVLRPARILGVDIDGGLVRAARKNIRHYLSDLETRQARGEEEEEEGRRKSQGSQEGVKAAGDKQEEHMEVGGKGENGEAVVERGGGGGGVSRHAEEGAGKKEEEQEMEDRGTKELRDGKEEREGKAELGPKEEEQQRKEEQRKEGTKWGADEVQKEDLESRRRRRELQRSRMEEVEVEDCVDPAGGPGGCHFPLSLRTRGPIAAPPLTEQPPVQPGEFPSNVSFLKANYVLECDRLLLTQRPEYDVILCLSVTKWVHLNWGDEGLKRFFQRAYRHLRPGGIFVLEPQPWDTYVRRNKLTDVISKNYKSIRLKPDQFTNYLTTEVGFASYEFIGMPNSSAKGFQRPIYLFHK, encoded by the exons ATGTCGGTAGACGAGGGGATGAATAATGGCAAGACAGGGTCTGGTTTAACTCCGTCTCTGCAGCTATTGGGATGCACTGCAGCCTGCAACAACATTTCCGTCATGACGGAGGTGAAACTGTCTGCTGACAGAACAGACAGTTCAGACATCACCGCCAACTGTCCCTTAGCTGCCAGCTTGGTCCTGCCAAACAATACGAGTTTGATAgcgacttgccccaactctgagaaGTTGTGTCAGAAACCGGAAGGAGATGAAAACCACATAAATCACAGCAGTTCCCTGCAAacttcaaaacaacaacaacaacaacatcagccACCCCCAgcacaaccaccacaacaacagcatcaGCCGCAGACGAAGTTGTCCAAGCGCAGGAACACGGCCAATTTTGGTTTCAACCACCCCGCGTCGGGAAAGAGACGACGGAGGGCCAACTCCGAGAGCGACTCGGTGCTTCCCTCTAAATTCCTGTTGGGCGGGAACATCTTCGACCCCCTGAACCTCAACAGCCTGCTGGACGAGGAGGTGAACAAGGCTTTGAATGCGGAGACGCCCAAGTCCTCGCCGCTTCCCTCCAAGAACCGAGAGCCGGTGGAGATCCTGATCCCGCGGGACATCACCGACCCGCTGAACCTCAACAGCGGCGTTCCCGACAGCAACGTGCTCGTGTCACCGCTCAAGAGTGGCGGGCGCAGGAGGAACCGCAACAGAcaccatggaggaggaggaggaggagggggaggtggtggaggtggtggaggtgggacgGCGGTACAGCAGCTCCACATGTCATCAGATTCAGGAAAGGGCTCCGAAGGGAAACCCGCCACAGGCATGGACGTCGAGCCgagccccgccgcccccgcccccagtGAACCCAGTGCAGCCATCGCAGAGGAGGCCCCCATTGCCGCTAAAGAGCCCGCCTCGCACGGCGCCAAGGAGGACGTGCCGCCCTGCGCCACAGAGCAAGCGCAGAGCTCCCACGACGACACTGTGACGTCGCCTGCTCTGCCGGCCGTGACCAATCAGCCCGCCGGCAGGCGGAGACGCCGCCGCAACTCGGGGAAAACGGATCTCCCCGTGACGTCGTGCGGCGCGGTCACCAAACAACACGGACCCAGACCTCCGGCGACCCAGGGCTTCAGCACGCCAAGGGGGGGCCCCAAGACCGGAAATGGggggcagcagcaacaacagcaccaccaccaccaacagcccTACAACCAGCACAAGCCGCAGCCGACTAAGTTCCAGTACGGCAACTACAACAAATACTACGGCTACCGCAACCCCGGCTCCAGCGAGGACCCCCGCCTCCGCGTGCTGCGCCCCGAGTGGTTCCGGGGGAAGGACGTGCTGGACCTGGGCTGCAACGCCGGACACGTGACCCTCTACGTGGCAAAGGTGCTGCGGCCGGCGCGCATTCTGGGCGTGGACATCGACGGCGGGCTGGTGCGCGCGGCACGCAAGAACATCAGACACTACCTGTCTGACCTGGAGACCCGGCAGGcccggggggaggaggaggaggaggaggggaggaggaagagccagGGGAGCCAGGAGGGGGTGAAGGCAGCTGGGGACAAACAGGAGGAGCACATGGAGGTGGGAGGCAAGGGGGAGAATGGAGAGGCGGTggtggaaagaggaggaggaggaggaggggtcagCCGTCACGCAGAAGAAGGGGcggggaagaaggaggaggagcaagagaTGGAGGACCGGGGAACCAAGGAGCTCCGAGACGGAAAGGAGGAGCGTGAAGGGAAAGCGGAACTGGGGCCAAAAGAG gaggagcagcagaggaaggaggagcagaggaaggagggaacGAAGTGGGGCGCGGACGAGGTGCAGAAGGAGGATCttgagagcaggaggaggaggagggagctgcAGAGGAgcaggatggaggaggtggaggtggaggactgTGTAGATCCCGCCGGCGGTCCTGGAGGCTGCCACTTTCCCCTGTCTCTGCGCACCAGGGGTCCCATCGCGGCCCCTCCGCTCACGGAGCAGCCCCCCGTCCAGCCAGGAGAGTTCCCCTCCAACGTCTCCTTCCTCaag GCCAACTACGTGCTGGAGTGCGACCGGCTGCTGCTCACCCAGCGGCCCGAGTACGACGTCATCCTGTGTCTGAGCGTCACCAAGTGGGTGCACCTGAACTGGGGCGACGAGGGCCTGAAGAGGTTCTTCCAGCGGGCCTACCGACACCTTCGTCCCGGGGGCATCTTCGTCCTGGAGCCCCAGCCCTGGGACACCTACGTCCGCAGGAATAAGCTCACC GACGTCATTAGCAAGAACTACAAGAGCATTCGCCTCAAGCCAGACCAGTTCACCAACTACCTGACCACCGAAGTCGGCTTCGCCAGCTATGAGTTCATCGGAATGCCTAACTCTTCAGCGAAGG GTTTCCAGAGACCGATCTACTTGTTTCACAAATGA
- the spag7 gene encoding sperm-associated antigen 7 homolog, with translation MADLLSSILSSMEKPPTVGDKESRRKAREQAARMKKMQEDEKRKKADFRKKMEKEVSDFIQDSTQPKRKYTPMGKIERSIIHDVAEVAGLASFSFGEDEESRYVMLFKKESAPTDDELEAYRKGEEWNPQVAEQRRRLKEQAALEQATSLKTNKLEASPASNYRDKYSHLIGTSAAKDAAHTLEANSAYGCVPTANKRDKRSIEEAMNQIRAKKKQKLEDPPGATGPDAGSSQS, from the exons ATGGCGGACCTCCTAAGCTCAATTTTAAGCTCGATGGAGAAACCTCCGACAGTCGGCGACAAGGAAAGCCGACGAAAGGCCCGAG AGCAAGCAGCCAGAATGAAGAAGATGCAAGAGGatgaaaagagaaagaaagctgACTTTAGGAAAAAG atggagaaggaggtttcAGATTTTATTCAGGACAGTACGCAGCCCAAACGGAAATACACACCCATGGGGAAGATAGAAAGAAGTATAAT ACatgatgttgcggaggtggccGGGCTCGCGTCCTTCTCCTttggggaggacgaggagagtcGCTACGTCATGCTTTTCAAGAAG GAGTCTGCCCCTACAGACGATGAGCTGGAGGCGTACCGCAAGGGAGAGGAGTGGAACCCACAGGTGGCCGAGCAGCGCCGCAGGCTCAAG GAGCAGGCAGCGTTGGAGCAGGCCACCTCTCTGAAGACCAATAAACTGGAGGCGTCCCCCGCCTCCAACTACCGGGACAAGTACAGCCACCTGATCGGGACGTCTGCCGCTAAGGACGCGGCGCACACGCTGGAGGCCAACAGCGCCTATGGCTGTG TGCCCACGGCGAACAAGCGCGACAAGCGCTCCATCGAGGAGGCCATGAACCAGATCAGAgccaagaagaagcagaagctgGAGGATCCCCCGGGGGCTACGGGGCCTGACGCAGGCAGCAGTCAGTCCTGA